The Mycolicibacterium fluoranthenivorans genomic interval CTCGCTCGTCCCGCGGCCGAAGATGAGCTCGACATCCGAGCACGGCTCCGCGGTCGCCAGCGGTGCCGGTCCGGCCAGGAAAGCGAGGGCCGACACGATGGCGGAACCGACGGCTGCGGTCCGGGCTGACATCCTGAGCAACTTCACGGACAGCATCTTCACACTTGCAGGCTAGTTGCTGCCAATCGCCGGTTCGGCGTGTGGCTGAGCCGGCGGGACGTCGGGCCAGCCCGCCTCCAGCACGGCGTCGGCCCGGTCGCCGAGGCGGGCCAGGGTCAGTCCGAGCAGTACCACCGCACCCCCGAGCGCCTGGGTGGCGGTGATGGCCTCGCCGAGGAATGCCCACGCGATCAGGACCGCGAAGAGCACTTCGGCCAGGCCGACGAGGGATGCGAAGCGGGGGCGCAACCGGGCCACCCCGAAAATGCCCAGCGTGTAGGCGATCGCCGTCGGGATGAGCGCCAGCGCGATCACCGGGATGTACCAGGGCAGCGTGAGCCCGGCGACGACGGTGTGGTGGGTGCTGAATGTCAGCGGCATCACACCGGAGGCCCCGATTGCGGCCACGGTGACGGCGCCGACCACCAAGCCGCCGGCGGCCAGGGTGATGGGATGCAGCCCGTCACCGTCGGCGGTGGCGGCGTCGGACATCATGAAATAGCAGGCGGCACACACCGCGGCGGCCAGACCCCAGCTGACGCCCACCGAGTTGATGCGCGCTCCGGCAAACACATCGAGCACCAACATGATCCCGGCGATGGCCAGCGCCACACCGGCGAGCGTCAGCCTGCCGGGTGCCCGTTTGGTGGTCGCCCACAGCCAGCCGACGACGAGGATCGGCGCGGTGTACTCGAGCAGCAGCGCCACGCCGACGGACAGATGGGCGACAGCGTTGTAGTAGCACAGTTGTGCGCCAGCGATGGGGATCAGGCCGTAGGCGATGACGGTCTTGCGGTGCGCCAGTGCTTCGTGGATCCAGTCCGGCTTGATGAAGCCGGCAAATGCGGCCATGGCGAGCGCGCCGCCGGCCAGTCGCGCGGTGACCGCGGCGGTGGGGGACCAGCCGGCTTCCATCAGCGCCTTGGCCAGCGGGCCGGACATGCCGAAGGTGAAGGCGGATGCCACGGCGAACAACATGCCGAGCCGGAAGTGGCCGGTATCGGCACGCGTGTCCGTCGCGCTCATCGGAAACCCCCGAGCTGTAATGAGTAAAATGTGGATTGGTCATGACGCTAGCGTGGATGGGAGTCATGCGTCAAATGATTTTTACTCATGACACAGAGCTCACACTGCGGGCTGCCTGTGTGCTGGTCAACAGCAATCGGGTCGACGGCGAGCAACTCGGTGACACCGCTGCGCTGGACGCCTACCTGGACGGCTTCGGCTGGACCGGTCGCCGGGACCGGGACGGTGCGGAGCTCGATTCCGTGCACCGACTGCGTGAGCGCATCGGGCGGATCTGGACCGTCGCCGATGACGAGGAGCGCGTGGTCGGTCAGGTGAACGCGTTGCTCGCGGACACCGAGGCCTCACCCTGGCTGACCCGGCATGAGGAGATGCCCGAATGGCATCTGCACCTGGCATCCATCCATGACCCGCTGTGGCAGCGGATGGGTGCCGAGATGGCGATGGCACTGGCCGACCTCATCCGAGGTGGCGAACTGCGCCGGCTCAAGATCTGCGCGGCGCCCGACTGCGAGGCGGTGCTGTTCGACGTGTCACGCAACCGGTCCCGGATGTTCTGCGATACCGGCAATTGCGGGAACCGGCAGCACGTGGCGGCTTATCGGTCCAGGGAACGCAACAAGGACGGCTGAACCGGCCGCCTCAGGGGTGCCATCGCTGAGCCGTGGACCGACGGAGCGACCAACTCGACGTCCGGCGGGATCTTGGCTCCGTCACCCCGCTGAGATCCGCCGGACATCGGAGCCGAGGCATTCGGCCGTGGTGTCGTCGTCGAGGCGTCTGTCGACGTGGCCCCTGCCGGCGGCCGGCCGTGGTTCCACCACGTGGTGGTGGCAGCGGGATTGCCGGCATCTGCAGTGGCGGCGTTGCGGTAGAGGGATCGTGGCGGAACCGGACCGTGGGCACCGTATCCGCCCGAACCGGACTCACTCGCGTACGCCGAACCCGTCCGAAGGGGTGGGCTCGCGATGTCCGCCGCAGACAGCATGCTGCCCCCGCCGTTCGGCGGCGGCACCGGCTCCATATCGGGACGGGGTCTGGTGTACTGCTCATCTGCCGCACTCGGTGAGACATCTGCGGACACCGTGGCCAGCGCGGCCGACTGCTCCAGATACTGCCGCCACGCCTGCAGGACGGTCAACAGCTGCTGGGTGTAATCCGTTGCCGGAGTGGGCAGGTGGGACGGCGGGCCGGCAGACGCCGGCGGCATCGGCGGCAAGGCCGGGGGCAGCGGCATCGCCGGGGGTGCGGCCACCGGCCACTGCGGGGTCGGCGGTATGCCGAAGCCCGTCGTCGCCGCACCCGCCATCTGTTCCAGGTACTGCCGCCAAGCCTGCAGGTAGGCAAGAAGATTCGGATCGAACTGTGGTGCAGTCATGTGTGGGCCTCCGTAATCTGGACAGGCGGTGGCTGGCTTCCCTCGTACGGTGTCGTCGGCACGTCCAACGGATGGGGCAACGACTCCGCGGCGAAATCGGAATCGAGAGTCCGCA includes:
- a CDS encoding EamA family transporter, with translation MSATDTRADTGHFRLGMLFAVASAFTFGMSGPLAKALMEAGWSPTAAVTARLAGGALAMAAFAGFIKPDWIHEALAHRKTVIAYGLIPIAGAQLCYYNAVAHLSVGVALLLEYTAPILVVGWLWATTKRAPGRLTLAGVALAIAGIMLVLDVFAGARINSVGVSWGLAAAVCAACYFMMSDAATADGDGLHPITLAAGGLVVGAVTVAAIGASGVMPLTFSTHHTVVAGLTLPWYIPVIALALIPTAIAYTLGIFGVARLRPRFASLVGLAEVLFAVLIAWAFLGEAITATQALGGAVVLLGLTLARLGDRADAVLEAGWPDVPPAQPHAEPAIGSN
- a CDS encoding CGNR zinc finger domain-containing protein; protein product: MIFTHDTELTLRAACVLVNSNRVDGEQLGDTAALDAYLDGFGWTGRRDRDGAELDSVHRLRERIGRIWTVADDEERVVGQVNALLADTEASPWLTRHEEMPEWHLHLASIHDPLWQRMGAEMAMALADLIRGGELRRLKICAAPDCEAVLFDVSRNRSRMFCDTGNCGNRQHVAAYRSRERNKDG